A genomic region of Pseudoxanthomonas suwonensis contains the following coding sequences:
- a CDS encoding response regulator — protein MPTLLIADDHPLFRAALRGAAADAVAQLQVLEAESLDGVLAALESRPDVDLVLLDLHMPGNHGLAGLAAIRAQFPAVAVVVVSANDDPRVVRRALDHGAAGYLPKSSGLDELREAIRSVLACEQWLPASLRAAVSRAQSSHQDTALAARLASLSPQQFRVLSLVAQGLLNKQIADRLDVQERTVKAHLSAIFERLGVRNRTQAGVVLRELELSDPSRQLEG, from the coding sequence ATGCCCACCCTGCTGATCGCCGATGACCATCCGCTGTTCCGCGCCGCGCTGCGCGGTGCGGCGGCCGACGCCGTGGCCCAGCTGCAGGTACTGGAGGCCGAATCGCTGGACGGCGTGCTGGCCGCGCTGGAATCGCGCCCGGACGTGGACCTGGTCCTGCTCGACCTGCACATGCCCGGCAACCACGGCCTGGCCGGCCTGGCCGCGATCCGCGCGCAGTTCCCGGCGGTGGCGGTGGTGGTGGTTTCGGCCAACGACGATCCGCGGGTGGTGCGCCGCGCGCTCGACCATGGCGCCGCCGGCTACCTGCCCAAGAGCTCGGGACTGGACGAGCTGCGCGAGGCGATCCGCAGCGTGCTGGCCTGCGAGCAGTGGCTGCCGGCCTCGCTGCGCGCGGCGGTGTCGCGCGCCCAGTCCTCGCACCAGGACACCGCGCTGGCTGCGCGCCTGGCCAGCCTGTCGCCGCAGCAGTTCCGCGTGCTCAGCCTGGTCGCCCAGGGCCTGCTCAACAAGCAGATCGCCGACCGGCTCGACGTGCAGGAACGCACGGTCAAGGCGCACCTGTCGGCGATCTTCGAACGGCTCGGCGTGCGCAACCGCACCCAGGCCGGCGTGGTCCTGCGCGAACTGGAACTGAGCGACCCGAGCCGCCAGCTGGAAGGCTGA
- a CDS encoding NUDIX hydrolase, with amino-acid sequence MPYTPIVATLGYVLSPDRRRVLMIHRNARPGDQHLGKYNGLGGKIERDEDVVAGMRREIREEAGIECEAMRLRGTISWPGFGKHGEDWLGFVFVVDAFSGTPLERNPEGTLEWVDVDRILELPLWDGDRRFLPLVFDDDTRAFHGVMPYRDGKMQSWSWSRI; translated from the coding sequence ATGCCCTACACCCCCATCGTCGCCACCCTTGGCTACGTGCTCTCGCCCGACCGCCGGCGGGTGCTGATGATCCACCGCAACGCGCGTCCCGGCGACCAGCACCTGGGCAAGTACAACGGCCTGGGCGGCAAGATCGAGCGCGACGAGGACGTGGTCGCCGGCATGCGCCGCGAGATCCGCGAGGAGGCCGGGATCGAGTGCGAGGCCATGCGCCTGCGCGGCACGATCAGCTGGCCCGGCTTCGGCAAGCACGGCGAGGACTGGCTGGGCTTCGTCTTCGTCGTCGACGCCTTCAGCGGCACGCCGCTGGAACGCAACCCCGAAGGCACCCTGGAGTGGGTGGACGTGGACCGGATCCTGGAGCTGCCGCTGTGGGACGGCGACCGCCGGTTCCTGCCGCTGGTGTTCGACGACGACACCCGCGCCTTCCACGGAGTGATGCCGTACCGCGACGGTAAGATGCAGTCCTGGAGCTGGTCGCGGATCTGA
- a CDS encoding hybrid sensor histidine kinase/response regulator has translation MLSLWLVALAGLLWLALMFGTALYGERHPTLFASRWRHVYALSLAVHCTSWTFYGTVTQAARYGWPLPPTFVGAILFYALAMGFMVRLVRLARETNATSLADLIATRLGKDAWLAATVTAVAALGLIPYIALQLKAVTMSFATLTRSAAEGGPFWRDGALYVALAMALFAMLFGTRRASAAEHNRGLVLAMAFESLFKLAAMLALGAFVWFGLEALPEAGVPPPPASPTAGFLPLVLLGALAMFILPHQFHVGVVECRDERDVRTARWLFPLYLLLIAAPTLPLAHAGRALLGGEVPSDMYALALPFSQGHEGVALFAFLGGLSAATGMVVVSTLTLSLMIGNHWFAPGLLRGAWARGDGGDRRGDLLRLRRAGIAAIMLLAWAYSRLVAGNETLADVGALSFSALATLAPVLAFAVWRPQTPPRAAILGVVAAFLTWAWVLLAPTLAVAAGLDARWLDVSWLEQGPFGQRWLAPNGLFGLTGWSPLGRAVGASLFMGTAVTVLAMAWRREAPHRASRNLDADALRDAGRRFLPGEKVVELLAQAPRSGPVPAVIEARVERELSAVLGAASARLLLDAARRESGDLDTVAAIVGEASQDLRFNQQVLQAALQNMSQGISVIDREQRLVAWNRRYAELFGFPEELLQVGRPIADLTRWSLQRMAVTTAADERPLARAVERRLAFMRAGTPHLAERVFPDGGIVEIRGNPMPGGGFVATFTDVTAFRRAEQGLIRANETLEQRVAERTTLLETAKQEAEHANDAKSRFLAAIGHDLLQPLHAAQLFVDSLSQQLSTAPGAAAGAAVSAPPPREIVRQLGGALDSTTDLLTGLLDMSRLEAGGLVPAPRAFPLDEVLAPLAEQFRALAGERGLRFGYRPTAVWVHSDPQLLRRVLQNFLANAVRYTASGHVVLGVRRRGGRVRIEVHDTGPGVPARSREAIFEEFRRGDDAPGQGLGLGLSIADRIARLLQAPLTLRSRDGRGSVFAVEVERAQPPAAPRPAPATGVARGLAGCRVLLVDNDPDALAALAQLLARWGCEVATAADGEGAAAALAQRPADLWLFDYHLDRGDTGVALAARLRGRYGAAPCLILSADAGEATRGAVQEAELALLPKPVRPLALKSVLDRMLAATRV, from the coding sequence ATGCTGAGCCTGTGGCTGGTCGCCCTGGCCGGCCTGCTGTGGCTGGCGCTGATGTTCGGCACCGCGCTCTACGGCGAGCGTCATCCGACCCTGTTCGCCAGCCGCTGGCGCCACGTCTACGCCCTGTCGCTGGCGGTGCACTGCACCAGCTGGACCTTCTACGGCACCGTCACCCAGGCCGCCCGCTACGGCTGGCCACTGCCGCCGACCTTCGTCGGCGCGATCCTGTTCTATGCGCTGGCGATGGGCTTCATGGTGCGGCTGGTGCGGCTGGCGCGCGAGACCAACGCCACCTCGCTGGCCGACCTGATCGCCACCCGCCTGGGCAAGGACGCGTGGCTGGCGGCCACGGTCACCGCGGTGGCCGCGCTCGGCCTGATCCCGTACATCGCCCTGCAGCTCAAGGCGGTGACGATGAGCTTCGCCACGCTCACCCGCAGCGCCGCCGAAGGCGGGCCGTTCTGGCGCGACGGGGCGCTGTACGTGGCCCTGGCGATGGCCCTGTTCGCGATGCTGTTCGGCACCCGCCGCGCCAGCGCGGCCGAGCACAACCGCGGGCTGGTGCTGGCGATGGCGTTCGAGTCGCTGTTCAAGCTGGCGGCGATGCTGGCGCTGGGCGCGTTCGTCTGGTTCGGGCTTGAAGCACTGCCGGAGGCGGGCGTACCGCCGCCGCCAGCCTCGCCGACGGCGGGCTTCCTGCCGCTGGTGCTGCTGGGCGCACTGGCGATGTTCATCCTGCCGCACCAGTTCCACGTCGGCGTGGTCGAGTGCCGCGACGAGCGCGACGTGCGCACCGCGCGCTGGCTGTTCCCGCTGTACCTGCTGCTGATCGCCGCGCCGACCCTGCCGCTGGCCCACGCCGGTCGCGCGCTGCTCGGCGGCGAGGTGCCCTCGGACATGTACGCGCTGGCGCTGCCGTTCTCGCAGGGGCACGAGGGCGTGGCCCTGTTCGCCTTCCTCGGCGGGCTCAGCGCGGCTACAGGCATGGTCGTGGTCAGCACCCTGACCCTGAGCCTGATGATCGGCAACCACTGGTTCGCGCCGGGCCTGCTGCGCGGCGCCTGGGCGCGCGGCGACGGTGGCGACCGCCGTGGCGACCTGCTGCGCCTGCGCCGCGCCGGCATCGCCGCGATCATGCTGCTGGCCTGGGCCTACAGCCGGCTGGTGGCGGGCAACGAGACGCTGGCCGACGTCGGCGCGCTGTCGTTCTCGGCGCTGGCCACGCTGGCGCCGGTGCTGGCGTTCGCGGTGTGGCGGCCGCAGACGCCGCCGCGCGCGGCGATCCTGGGCGTGGTCGCCGCCTTCCTCACCTGGGCCTGGGTACTGCTGGCGCCGACCCTGGCGGTGGCCGCCGGACTCGATGCGCGCTGGCTCGACGTGTCCTGGCTGGAGCAGGGCCCGTTCGGCCAGCGCTGGCTGGCGCCCAACGGCCTGTTCGGCCTGACCGGCTGGAGCCCGCTCGGCCGCGCGGTCGGCGCCAGCCTGTTCATGGGCACGGCGGTCACGGTGCTGGCGATGGCCTGGCGACGCGAGGCGCCGCACCGGGCCAGCCGCAACCTGGACGCCGACGCGCTGCGCGACGCCGGCCGCCGCTTCCTGCCCGGCGAGAAGGTGGTCGAGCTGCTGGCGCAGGCACCGCGCAGCGGGCCGGTGCCGGCGGTGATCGAGGCGCGGGTCGAACGCGAGTTGTCGGCGGTGCTGGGCGCGGCGTCCGCTCGCCTGCTGCTGGACGCGGCGCGGCGCGAGAGCGGCGACCTGGACACGGTGGCGGCGATCGTCGGCGAGGCCTCGCAGGACCTGCGCTTCAACCAGCAGGTGTTGCAGGCCGCGCTGCAGAACATGAGCCAGGGCATCAGCGTGATCGACCGCGAGCAGCGGCTGGTGGCCTGGAACCGGCGCTACGCCGAACTGTTCGGTTTCCCGGAGGAACTGCTGCAGGTCGGCCGGCCGATCGCCGACCTCACCCGCTGGTCGCTGCAGCGCATGGCAGTGACTACCGCCGCCGACGAGCGTCCGTTGGCGCGCGCGGTGGAGCGGCGCCTGGCGTTCATGCGCGCCGGCACGCCGCACCTGGCCGAGCGGGTATTCCCCGATGGCGGCATCGTCGAGATCCGCGGCAACCCGATGCCCGGCGGCGGCTTCGTCGCCACCTTCACCGACGTCACCGCGTTCCGCCGGGCCGAGCAGGGCCTGATCCGCGCCAACGAGACCCTGGAACAGCGCGTGGCCGAGCGCACCACGCTGCTGGAGACGGCCAAGCAGGAGGCCGAGCATGCCAACGACGCCAAGAGCCGGTTCCTGGCCGCGATCGGCCACGACCTGCTGCAGCCGCTGCACGCCGCGCAACTGTTCGTCGACTCGCTGTCGCAGCAGCTGAGCACCGCGCCCGGTGCGGCTGCTGGTGCGGCCGTATCGGCGCCGCCGCCGCGCGAGATCGTGCGCCAGCTCGGCGGCGCGCTGGACTCGACCACCGACCTGCTGACCGGGCTGCTGGACATGTCGCGGCTGGAGGCCGGCGGCCTGGTGCCGGCGCCGCGCGCGTTCCCGCTGGACGAGGTGCTGGCGCCGCTGGCCGAGCAGTTCCGCGCGCTGGCCGGCGAACGCGGGCTGCGCTTCGGCTACCGGCCCACCGCGGTGTGGGTGCACAGCGACCCGCAGCTGCTGCGGCGCGTGCTGCAGAACTTCCTCGCCAACGCCGTGCGCTACACCGCCAGCGGCCACGTGGTGTTGGGCGTGCGCCGCCGCGGCGGGCGCGTGCGGATCGAGGTGCACGATACCGGGCCGGGCGTGCCGGCGCGGTCGCGCGAGGCGATCTTCGAGGAGTTCCGCCGCGGCGACGATGCGCCGGGGCAGGGGCTGGGCCTGGGACTGTCCATCGCCGACCGCATCGCCCGGCTGCTGCAGGCGCCGCTGACCCTGCGCAGCCGCGACGGGCGCGGTTCGGTGTTCGCGGTGGAAGTGGAACGCGCGCAGCCGCCGGCGGCGCCCAGGCCGGCGCCGGCGACCGGCGTCGCGCGCGGACTGGCCGGATGCCGCGTCCTGCTGGTCGACAACGATCCCGACGCGCTGGCGGCGCTGGCGCAGCTGCTGGCGCGCTGGGGCTGCGAAGTGGCCACCGCCGCCGACGGCGAGGGCGCGGCCGCGGCGCTCGCACAGCGGCCGGCGGACCTGTGGCTGTTCGACTACCACCTCGACCGCGGCGACACCGGCGTGGCACTGGCGGCGCGCCTGCGTGGCCGCTATGGCGCGGCGCCGTGCCTGATCCTGTCCGCCGACGCAGGCGAGGCGACCCGCGGCGCGGTGCAGGAGGCCGAGCTGGCGCTGTTGCCCAAGCCGGTGCGTCCGCTGGCGCTGAAGTCGGTGCTGGACCGCATGCTCGCCGCCACGCGCGTGTAG
- a CDS encoding TonB-dependent receptor: protein MKRKYLSLAIGCVLVSPALPAWSQEETAAEYQRDVRTTQLDTITVTARKREETLQDVPVAVTAFTAESLDRLNVRDLADLGAQVPNLTIYAARGSNTTLTAYIRGVGQSDPLWGVDPGVGLYLDDVYLARPQGALLDIVDVERVEVLRGPQGTLYGKNTIGGAIKYITRGLPRETSGNASVTVGNYNQLDVKASLAGPIAGDEALRARISAAKLSRDGFGENILTGDQVSDKDITVVRAQLGAYVDDGTDIQFSIDWLKDGSGVRGAQMLELNRFDPLLTPGTGPFLPMDSRYDVRNGMSNLNETTLKGASMTINHSFSDDWAFKYVLAKRESDTVTNIDFDTTPDQITDVKAYYSDEQVSNELQLNYDGGGRFRGVTGLYFFTGSAGGQVLNNFFNLSFGDTQGTVYTESAAFYTDWTFDLTDRLKLDVGARYTDEDKRAVVLNRAYSGPDFTTVIATPANFDKTVNFTNLSPKVSLDYQLSQDVMVYGLFSRGFKSGGYNIRANATAVPRSAEPFDDEQVDSFEIGSKMSLLDQRLFLNLSAFHNKYEDIQLSVFTELPGGGFFGDFTNAGRGTVQGFEAEYQWLPSEHWAVSGNLAWLDAKYDQYNFYDPSIGATVNIADEETFTNAPDFSGAINLEWRNDLANGGRISARVGYSYQSEVVATTETLRATTPPLAPFGRPAISQDGYGLVNAGVIWNVNDAWTLSLQGTNLADKEYLTTGYNLNQAVGVYTGFYGPPRQYSLTARYDF, encoded by the coding sequence ATGAAGCGCAAGTATCTGAGCCTGGCGATCGGTTGCGTGCTGGTGTCGCCGGCGCTGCCGGCGTGGTCGCAGGAGGAAACGGCGGCCGAGTACCAGAGGGACGTCCGGACCACGCAGCTGGACACCATCACCGTGACCGCGCGCAAGCGCGAGGAAACCCTGCAGGACGTGCCGGTGGCGGTGACCGCCTTCACCGCCGAATCGCTGGACCGGTTGAACGTACGCGACCTGGCCGACCTCGGCGCGCAGGTGCCCAACCTGACCATCTATGCGGCGCGCGGTTCCAACACCACCCTGACCGCCTACATCCGCGGCGTCGGCCAGTCCGACCCGCTGTGGGGCGTGGACCCGGGCGTGGGCCTGTACCTGGACGACGTCTACCTGGCCCGGCCGCAGGGCGCGCTGCTGGACATCGTCGACGTGGAGCGGGTGGAAGTGCTGCGCGGGCCGCAGGGCACGCTGTACGGCAAGAACACCATCGGCGGCGCGATCAAGTACATCACCCGCGGCCTGCCCCGGGAGACCTCAGGCAACGCTTCGGTGACCGTGGGCAACTACAACCAGCTCGACGTGAAGGCGTCGCTCGCCGGGCCGATCGCCGGCGACGAGGCGCTGCGCGCACGCATCTCCGCGGCTAAGCTCAGCCGCGACGGCTTCGGCGAGAACATCCTCACCGGCGACCAGGTCAGTGACAAGGACATCACCGTGGTGCGCGCCCAGCTGGGCGCCTACGTCGACGACGGGACCGACATCCAGTTCTCCATCGACTGGCTGAAGGACGGCTCCGGCGTGCGCGGCGCGCAGATGCTGGAGCTGAACCGGTTCGACCCGCTCCTGACCCCGGGCACCGGTCCGTTCCTGCCCATGGACAGCCGCTATGACGTGCGCAACGGCATGTCCAACCTCAACGAGACCACCCTGAAGGGTGCCTCGATGACGATCAACCACAGCTTCAGCGACGACTGGGCGTTCAAGTACGTGCTGGCCAAGCGCGAGTCGGACACGGTCACCAACATCGACTTCGACACCACGCCGGACCAGATCACCGACGTCAAGGCGTACTACAGCGACGAGCAGGTCAGCAACGAGCTGCAGCTGAACTACGACGGCGGCGGCCGCTTCCGCGGCGTCACCGGCCTGTACTTCTTCACCGGCTCGGCCGGCGGCCAGGTGCTGAACAACTTCTTCAACCTGAGCTTCGGCGACACCCAGGGCACGGTCTACACTGAAAGCGCCGCGTTCTACACCGACTGGACCTTCGACCTCACCGACCGGCTGAAGCTGGACGTGGGCGCGCGCTACACCGACGAGGACAAGCGCGCGGTCGTGCTCAACCGCGCCTACTCCGGCCCGGACTTCACCACGGTGATCGCCACCCCGGCCAACTTCGACAAGACCGTCAACTTCACCAACCTCTCGCCGAAGGTCTCGCTGGACTACCAGCTCAGCCAGGACGTGATGGTCTACGGCCTGTTCTCGCGCGGCTTCAAGTCCGGCGGCTACAACATCCGCGCCAACGCCACCGCGGTGCCGCGCTCGGCCGAGCCGTTCGACGACGAGCAGGTCGACAGCTTCGAGATCGGCTCGAAGATGTCGCTGCTGGACCAGCGGCTGTTCCTGAACCTGTCGGCGTTCCACAACAAGTACGAGGACATCCAGCTGTCGGTGTTCACCGAGCTGCCGGGCGGCGGCTTCTTCGGCGACTTCACCAACGCCGGCCGCGGCACGGTGCAGGGCTTCGAGGCCGAGTACCAGTGGCTGCCCAGCGAACACTGGGCGGTCAGCGGCAACCTGGCCTGGCTCGATGCCAAGTACGACCAGTACAACTTCTACGATCCGTCGATCGGCGCCACGGTCAACATCGCCGACGAGGAAACCTTCACCAATGCCCCGGACTTCTCCGGCGCGATCAACCTGGAGTGGCGCAACGACCTGGCCAACGGCGGCAGGATCTCGGCGCGGGTCGGCTACAGCTACCAGAGCGAGGTGGTGGCCACCACCGAGACCCTGCGCGCCACCACGCCGCCGCTGGCGCCGTTCGGGCGCCCGGCGATCTCGCAGGACGGCTACGGCCTGGTCAATGCCGGCGTGATCTGGAACGTCAACGACGCCTGGACGCTCTCGCTGCAGGGCACCAACCTGGCCGACAAGGAGTACCTGACTACCGGCTACAACCTGAACCAGGCGGTGGGCGTGTACACCGGCTTCTATGGCCCGCCGCGCCAGTACAGCCTGACCGCGCGCTACGACTTCTGA
- a CDS encoding GntP family permease, whose amino-acid sequence MSLLIVLAALAFLMIVAYRGYSVILFAPVAAMGAVLLTDPSLVAPMFTGLFMERMVGFLKLYFPVFLLGAVFGKLIEISGFSKSIVAATIKLVGAKRAMLAIVLVCAVLTYGGVSLFVVVFAVYPFAAELFRQNDIPKRLIPGTIALGAFTFTMDALPGTPQIQNIIPTAFFGTTAWAAPVLGTIGGVFILVLGMAYLEWRRRVAARNGDGYASGVELRNEPDPFRGDRLAHPLVAVLPLLLVGISNFLFTRWIPMLYGTTHEFVPSTIGNPAPVVQEVARLAAIWAVQGALLVGILTVLAFAWKPVVASFAEGTKNAVNGAMLASMNTASEYGFGAVIAALPGFLLVADALGAIPNPLVNQAVSITVLAGITGSASGGLSIALAAMGDTFIANAQAYGIPMDVLHRVASMASGGMDTLPHNGAVITLLAVTGLTHRTSYKDIFAITIIKTLAVFFIIAVFYATGWV is encoded by the coding sequence ATGTCGTTGTTGATCGTGCTGGCGGCGCTGGCGTTCCTGATGATCGTGGCCTACCGCGGTTACAGCGTGATCCTGTTCGCCCCGGTGGCGGCGATGGGCGCGGTGCTGCTGACCGACCCGTCGCTGGTCGCGCCGATGTTCACCGGCCTGTTCATGGAGAGGATGGTCGGCTTCCTGAAGCTGTACTTCCCGGTGTTCCTGCTGGGCGCGGTGTTCGGCAAGCTGATCGAGATTTCCGGCTTCTCCAAGTCGATCGTGGCGGCGACCATCAAGCTGGTCGGCGCCAAGCGGGCGATGCTGGCGATCGTGCTGGTCTGCGCGGTGCTGACCTACGGCGGCGTGTCGCTGTTCGTGGTGGTGTTCGCGGTCTACCCCTTCGCCGCCGAACTGTTCCGCCAGAACGACATCCCCAAGCGGCTGATCCCCGGCACGATCGCCCTGGGCGCGTTCACCTTCACCATGGACGCGCTGCCGGGCACGCCGCAGATCCAGAACATCATCCCCACCGCCTTCTTCGGCACCACCGCCTGGGCGGCACCGGTGCTGGGCACGATCGGCGGCGTGTTCATCCTGGTGCTTGGCATGGCGTACCTCGAATGGCGCCGGCGGGTGGCCGCGCGCAACGGCGACGGCTACGCCAGCGGCGTGGAGCTGCGCAACGAACCGGACCCGTTCCGCGGCGACCGCCTGGCCCATCCCCTGGTCGCGGTGCTGCCGCTGCTGCTGGTGGGCATCTCCAACTTCCTGTTCACCCGCTGGATCCCGATGCTGTACGGGACCACCCACGAGTTCGTGCCGTCGACCATCGGCAACCCGGCGCCGGTGGTCCAGGAAGTGGCCAGACTGGCGGCGATCTGGGCGGTCCAGGGCGCGCTGCTGGTCGGCATCCTGACCGTGCTGGCCTTCGCCTGGAAGCCGGTGGTCGCCAGCTTTGCCGAGGGCACGAAGAACGCGGTCAACGGCGCGATGCTGGCGTCGATGAACACCGCCTCCGAGTACGGCTTCGGCGCGGTGATCGCCGCCCTGCCCGGCTTCCTGCTGGTCGCCGACGCGCTCGGCGCGATCCCCAACCCGCTGGTCAACCAGGCCGTGTCGATTACCGTGCTGGCCGGCATCACCGGTTCGGCCTCCGGCGGCCTGAGCATCGCCCTGGCGGCGATGGGCGACACCTTCATCGCCAACGCCCAGGCCTACGGGATCCCGATGGACGTGCTGCACCGCGTGGCCTCGATGGCCTCCGGCGGCATGGACACCCTGCCGCACAACGGGGCGGTCATCACCCTGCTGGCGGTGACCGGCCTGACCCACCGCACGTCCTACAAGGACATCTTCGCCATCACCATCATCAAGACGCTGGCGGTGTTCTTCATCATCGCGGTGTTCTACGCGACCGGCTGGGTCTGA
- a CDS encoding murein L,D-transpeptidase catalytic domain family protein, translating into MKSFVSAARWLALAPLLVPAAGNPSSSRSPALPPAISAAAPAADAAAGHDLTGLLAHAAPAASREVLQLAARAMSCALRYPEFGVDPHRLGVIDYSRPSTEPRLWVFDLAGRKLLFEEWVAHGRNSGENLTERFSNRDGSYMTSLGGFTAQETYMGGNGYSLRLRGLEPGFNDRARDRAIVIHGAPYVNPAAARLQGRLGRSLGCPAVRPAVARHLIDSIQGGTFVFAYYPDREWLQGSRLLSGDCGGGAAPVLAASKEADVPGGARN; encoded by the coding sequence ATGAAGTCGTTCGTTTCCGCCGCCCGCTGGCTCGCCCTGGCCCCGCTGCTGGTGCCGGCCGCCGGCAATCCGTCCTCGAGTCGTTCGCCGGCGCTGCCTCCGGCGATATCCGCCGCTGCGCCAGCAGCAGACGCCGCCGCCGGCCACGACCTGACCGGGCTGCTCGCGCACGCCGCACCGGCGGCCAGCCGCGAGGTGCTGCAGCTGGCCGCGCGGGCGATGTCGTGCGCGCTGCGCTACCCCGAATTCGGCGTCGACCCGCACCGGCTCGGCGTGATCGACTACTCGCGTCCCTCCACCGAACCGCGGCTGTGGGTGTTCGACCTGGCCGGGCGCAAGCTGCTGTTCGAGGAGTGGGTCGCGCACGGCCGCAACAGCGGCGAGAACCTGACCGAGCGCTTCTCCAACCGCGACGGCAGCTACATGACCAGCCTGGGCGGCTTCACCGCGCAGGAGACCTACATGGGCGGCAACGGCTATTCGCTGCGCCTGCGCGGGCTGGAGCCGGGTTTCAACGACCGCGCGCGCGACCGCGCCATCGTCATCCACGGCGCCCCGTACGTGAATCCGGCGGCGGCGAGGCTGCAGGGGCGCCTGGGCCGCAGCCTGGGCTGCCCGGCGGTGCGCCCGGCGGTGGCGCGGCACCTGATCGACTCGATCCAGGGCGGCACCTTCGTCTTCGCCTACTACCCGGACCGGGAGTGGCTGCAGGGCTCGCGGCTGCTCAGTGGCGACTGCGGCGGTGGCGCGGCGCCGGTGCTGGCCGCAAGCAAAGAGGCGGACGTACCCGGCGGCGCCAGGAACTGA
- a CDS encoding L,D-transpeptidase: MAGCNGEAVDTGPLRRALRALAAALLLAATAALAQDVPRGPLDLKPGEFLWHPEIAPEGPVVLVVSLDEQRAYVYRNGIAIGVSTISSGKPGKETPTGVFTILQKHKDHRSNLYNNAPMPYMQRLTWDGIALHGGALPGYPASHGCVRLPHPFAEKLYAITRNGDTVVVSDARAAPTTLVYPAVLAPVTAKGLPLAVPEGGGVDYSWDEAAAPAGQVGVVVSLADKRVYVLRGGVPIGDAPLELLSDDFAFHGTTLFVMGEGSGSHPSLLDPSRPAHRWTAYPILADGGDGSGAGAPGVDLLERPSLPVRLPPDFARRLYDVLVAGTTVLVTDLPAMRPLDAEQQPQPVLESDAGDPSP, from the coding sequence ATGGCGGGATGCAATGGGGAGGCGGTGGACACCGGCCCGTTGCGGCGCGCCCTGCGCGCCTTGGCGGCCGCGCTGCTGCTGGCCGCCACCGCGGCGCTGGCCCAGGACGTCCCGCGCGGGCCGCTGGACCTCAAGCCCGGCGAGTTCCTTTGGCACCCCGAGATCGCCCCGGAGGGGCCGGTGGTGCTGGTGGTCAGCCTCGACGAGCAGCGCGCCTACGTCTACCGCAACGGCATCGCGATCGGCGTGTCCACGATCAGTTCCGGCAAGCCGGGCAAGGAGACGCCGACCGGTGTCTTCACCATCCTGCAGAAGCACAAGGACCACCGCTCCAATCTCTACAACAACGCGCCGATGCCGTACATGCAGCGGCTGACCTGGGATGGCATCGCCCTGCACGGCGGCGCGTTGCCTGGCTACCCGGCCTCGCACGGCTGCGTGCGCCTGCCGCATCCGTTCGCCGAGAAGCTCTACGCGATCACCCGCAACGGCGACACCGTGGTGGTTTCCGACGCGCGTGCCGCGCCGACCACGCTGGTGTATCCGGCGGTGCTGGCGCCGGTCACGGCCAAGGGCCTGCCGCTGGCGGTGCCGGAAGGAGGCGGGGTGGACTACAGCTGGGACGAGGCGGCCGCGCCGGCCGGGCAGGTGGGAGTGGTGGTGAGCCTGGCCGACAAGCGGGTCTACGTACTGCGCGGCGGCGTGCCGATCGGCGATGCGCCGCTGGAGCTGCTGTCGGACGACTTCGCCTTCCATGGCACCACGCTGTTCGTGATGGGCGAGGGCAGCGGCAGCCATCCCAGCCTGCTCGATCCGAGCCGGCCGGCGCACCGCTGGACGGCCTATCCGATCCTGGCCGACGGCGGCGACGGAAGCGGTGCCGGCGCCCCCGGGGTCGACCTGCTGGAGAGGCCGAGCCTGCCGGTGCGGCTGCCGCCGGACTTCGCCCGGCGCCTGTACGATGTGCTGGTCGCGGGCACCACCGTGCTGGTTACCGACCTGCCGGCGATGCGTCCGCTGGACGCTGAACAGCAGCCACAGCCGGTGTTGGAATCGGATGCGGGCGACCCCAGTCCCTGA